A single region of the Podospora pseudopauciseta strain CBS 411.78 chromosome 1, whole genome shotgun sequence genome encodes:
- a CDS encoding hypothetical protein (EggNog:ENOG503NYRQ; COG:K), whose translation MATDMAATIATDVATSSIAAGLGCVIMSESSFSATPTDDSSTAASLSSTPPTSCTPDSMSLASEPDATKPASMADATIEAVIPILENEAAADDSQQPGELSPVGQAIVVAEPLPSTESLSTGRPRRARASLPVYNLSQLSGTDKRRRRVAGQGVQENRRRTIAGDAGSEADANRSTGIDVLALSGSVSGTNTPKGARISSKTKPIPVQAPIVTRRATRQSGAPVETLATKVAALGRKGRKSAQSLGRISRELMRLQDTNEFAHIDTRPVKYTVWSNGKYVDVDPAAEPPRKKTKVDEKPKTETSKERATTEPSEPVRPPVKQRRVKQWHRKGLYAGQETPTDITQGLTTQEKKQLAQIPELLKPVKANKTLPLPMYNGLRMLIHGRDFKLPFDVCNPLPPGQPKPPAYRTIAKNRFVGDAAAYWKKSPHFEDFSSKCVCKPEDGCAEDCQNRIMLYECDDTNCNAGREFCQNRAFQDLQERTKKGGRFRVGVEVLKTSDRGYGVRSTRCFEPNQIIMEYTGEIITEEECERRMNEKYKDNECYYLMSFDQNMIIDATTGSMARFVNHSCSPNCRMIKWIVSGQPRMALFAGDKPIMTGDELTYDYNFDPFSAKNVQKCLCGSANCRGVLGPKPKEVKPPKPPKPEKKTARGSIKAGKRKLKELLVGAEDEASGGNAAKKRKVQPAAGVKKTLTAAAKGAAKTAAAKGKGLARGVSKSASTAIKRSVSGTISLGASALKSTKGAGVKKTTTTTQRKVTSVGLTKTFGKRGVKTTTTTKIKLTAKSTSSKATIVAAGPKPTPKKPAAGAKGSTPASASASASAASARKRTPSRKALEASTPDAGNTPVKGTSASSDVKAKVATTTTTTAAVKLKQTKIKFVPKANAVAAAE comes from the exons ATGGCGACAGATATGGCTGCAACCATAGCAACCGATGTAGCGACATCTTCAATTGCTGCTGGACTCGGATGCGTGATCATGTCCGAgtccagcttctcggccaCGCCGACGGACGATTCTTCCACTGCCGCTTCTCTGAGCTCGACACCGCCCACCTCGTGTACTCCGGACAGCATGTCTCTCGCTTCCGAACCCGATGCCACCAAGCCGGCAAGCATGGCTGACGCGACGATCGAAGCTGTCATTCCTATTCTCGAAAATGAAGCTGCCGCCGACGATAGCCAGCAGCCAGGCGAACTGAGCCCGGTGGGACAGGCCATAGTGGTGGCCGAACCGCTCCCTTCGACCGAGTCCCTGTCCACTGGTCGCCCACGACGCGCCCGTGCCAGTTTGCCGGTCTACAATTTGTCGCAGTTGAGTGGCACCGACAAGCGAAGGCGACGCGTCGCGGGGCAAGGTGTGCAAGAAAACCGGCGCAGGACTATTGCAGGGGACGCCGGTAGCGAGGCGGATGCAAACAGGTCGACAGGCATTGACGTGCTGGCGCTCAGCGGCTCCGTCTCGggcaccaacacccccaaagGTGCTAGAATCTCTTCGAAAACGAAACCGATCCCGGTCCAGGCGCCGATTGTCACCCGAAGGGCTACGCGTCAGTCCGGTGCGCCTGTGGAGACTTTGGCCACGAAGGTGGCGGCATTGGGGAGAAAGGGCAGAAAGTCGGCCCAGAGCTTGGGGCGCATTTCGCGCGAGCTGATGCGCCTGCAGGATACCAACGAGTTTGCGCATATTGACACCCGGCCGGTCAAGTACACGGTCTGGAGCAATGGCAAGTATGTGGACGTGGATCCTGCCGCTGAGCCGCCCCGCAAGAAGACCAAGGTGGATGAGAAACCCAAGACCGAGACGAGCAAGGAGCGCGCGACCACGGAGCCGTCCGAGCCCGTCCGGCCTCCCGTCAAGCAGCGTCGCGTCAAGCAATGGCACAGGAAGGGCCTGTACGCAGGACAAGAAACACCCACCGATATCACCCAGGGCTTGACAAcccaggagaagaagcagctGGCTCAGATCCCAGAGCTTTTGAAGCCCGTCAAGGCCAACAAGACGCTTCCACTGCCCATGTACAACGGCCTCCGCATGCTCATCCACGGGCGCGACTTCAAACTGCCCTTTGATGTGtgcaacccccttcctccaggGCAACCAAAGCCACCGGCGTACCGGACCATCGCGAAGA ATCGGTTTGTTGGCGATGCGGCGGCGTACTGGAAAAAGTCGCCCCATTTCGAGGATTTCTCGTCCAAATGCGTCTGCAAGCCCGAAGATGGCTGCGCCGAGGATTGCCAGAACCGCATCATGCTCTACGAGTGTGACGACACCAACTGCAACGCCGGCAGAGAATTCTGTCAAAACCGTGCCTTCCAGGATCTCCAGGAGAGAACCAAGAAGGGCGGCCGGTTCCGCGTAGGTGTCGAGGTTCTCAAGACCTCGGATCGTGGCTACGGCGTCCGGAGCACCAGGTGCTTTGAGCCCAACCAGATCATCATGGAGTACACTGGTGAGATcatcaccgaggaggagtgCGAGCGTCGGATGAACGAAAAGTACAAGGACAACGAG TGCTACTATCTCATGTCGTTCGACCAAAACATGATCATCGATGCTACTACTGGCAGCATGGCCCGGTTCGTGAACCACTCGTGCTCACCTAACTGCCGGATGATAAAATGGATCGTCTCGGGCCAGCCCCGCATGGCTCTCTTTGCCGGCGACAAGCCCATCATGACGGGCGATGAGCTCACGTACGACTACAACTTTGACCCCTTCTCCGCTAAGAACGTGCAGAAGTGCCTGTGTGGTAGCGCGAACTGCAGAGGCGTGCTGGGTCCCAAGCCGAAGGAGGTCAAGCCGCCAAAGCCGCCAAAGCCG gagaagaagacggccAGAGGCTCGATCAAGGCCGGCAAGCGGAAGCTCAAGGAGCTTTTGGTCggagccgaggatgaggcgaGCGGCGGGAACGCTGCTAAGAAACGCAAGGTTCAACCTGCGGCCGGGGTGAAGAAAACGCTCACGGCCGCCGCCAAAGGCGCTGCAAAGACCGCGGCTGCCAAAGGGAAAGGTCTTGCAAGGGGCGTTTCCAAGTCGGCTTCTACGGCTATCAAAAGGAGCGTTTCGGGCACAATCTCTCTCGGGGCGAGCGCGCTCAAGTCCACCAAGGGGGCCggggtgaagaagacgacCACGACAACTCAGCGAAAGGTGACGAGCGTGGGTCTGACCAAGACGTTTGGGAAGAGAGGCGTCAAGACCACGACCACGACGAAGATCAAGCTCACGGCCAAGAGCACGAGCAGCAAGGCTACCATCGTGGCTGCCGGTCCGAAGCCTACCCCCAAGAAACCGGCTGCGGGCGCGAAGGGGTCGACtccggcttcggcttcggcttcggcttcggccgCCTCGGCGAGGAAGCGCACGCCATCGAGGAAGGCGCTTGAAGCCAGCACCCCCGACGCGGGTAACACCCCTGTCAAGGGCACGTCTGCTTCTTCAGACGTGAAGGCGAAGGTTGCCACGACGACCACGACGACTGCGGCAGTGAAGCTCAAGCAGACGAAGATCAAGTTCGTTCCGAAAGCAAacgctgttgctgctgccgagtAG
- a CDS encoding hypothetical protein (EggNog:ENOG503P81F) — MSRSPQALLRLPPKRTFTTSGPHLKSQPYSKSSTRQQTQGKADPKSTTDGKPEPAPRWKRLIWTGAFAATAFTGSIYGAGLKTQREWNEEKQKVQELTADEKVAMLENSKAELWKQKVSLEQKLGELRRRMEKEEEGVPK, encoded by the exons ATGTCCCGATCACCACAAGCCCTCCTTCGACTGCCCCCCAAACGAACCTTCACAACCTCAGGCCCTCACCTCAAATCCCAACCCTACAGCAAATCTTCCACGAGGCAGCAAACCCAAGGAAAAGCCGAcccaaagtcaacaacaGACGGGAAACCCGAGCCAGCACCCCGCTGGAAACGCCTCATCTGGACCGGCGCCTTCGCCGCGACGGCATTCACCGGGTCCATCTACGGCGCCGGGTTGAAGACGCAGAGGGAGTGGAACGAG GAAAAACAAAAGGTCCAGGAGCTCACCGCCGACGAAAAAGTGGCCATGCTGGAAAACTCAAAGGCGGAGCTCTGGAAGCAAAAGGTGTCGCTGGAGCAGAAGCTGGgggagctgaggaggaggatggagaaggaggaggaaggcgtgCCGAaatag
- the lsm7 gene encoding U6 snRNP-associated protein Lsm7 (COG:A; EggNog:ENOG503P56M): MSERPYQPRGGHRGGSGGGRGGPHRGGGNRGGGRGGHQNQQGQQHQGGSGDQTERPKKENILDLKKYMDKRITVKFNGGREVTGTLKGYDALMNLVLDEVQEAVRDDEGNETTRSLGLVVVRGTLLVVISPVDGSEVIANPFLQQEEMED; encoded by the exons ATGAGCGAAAGACCCTACCAGCCCCGAGGCGGTCACAGAggagggagcggaggaggcaGGGGAGGTCCTcatcgcggcggcggcaatcGGGGCGGCGGTCGCGGGGGTCACCAGAACCAGCAGGGACAACAGCACCAAGGCGGGTCCGGGGACCAGACGGAGCGTCCCAAGAAGGAGAATATTCTTGACCTGAAGAAGTACATGGACAAGAGGATTACGGTCAAGTTTAATGGCGGACGGGAGG TGACGGGTACGCTAAAGGGGTATGATGCGTTGATGAATTTGGTGCTGGATGAGGTTCAGGAGGCGGTCAGAG ATGACGAAGGCAACGAAACTACGCGATCGCTGGGTCTCGTGGTGGTACGCGGCACCCTTCTGGTTGTTATTTCTCCCGTGGACGGCAGCGAGGTGATAGCCAACCCGTTCttgcagcaggaggagatggaggattgA
- the PAN3 gene encoding PAB-dependent poly(A)-specific ribonuclease subunit 3 (COG:A; EggNog:ENOG503NWS9; BUSCO:EOG09261Q5L) produces the protein MAASRYNSNDLRRQVGSPRSKGRDTKDTLCRNVVIYGHCRYMDTTCNFNHDQNKPASGPSDFLSKKSFNADSPSFTPSGQNLGQAKKTTLSSQAANAAPFTPRGVTASTQQNADLTMFNPAGAREFTPSGNTQNYELGNSNMGNGTAQDNGVFSDPFAMNSMAPALANNAPFNPYAGDPSAVSGAGAGFYSSGGAYASVPMQQPNYHLYQPYDAYRGELQPWQRSTYDYFIPAAMREEIQKKMFATQHTMPGLPKLENYHSLFSLDTSHRKNTACFGYHSWVYKAQKVTTGLHYVLRRLEGYRLSNDQSVMSVMRDWKNVRHENIVSFHETFTSQNFGDSSLIFVYDWHPLAKTLAEQHFSSPLGNNRQRYPAVPEGILWSYVCQIASALYYLHNKNLAARCLDLSKILVTEKSRIRLGSCAILDVVQYDHNRPIQELQGEDLVKFGKVILCLATGMPPNLLQSSNTKAALDSLVKYSRSLRDALQFLLSPVAPNGQPHTIAHFLTMIAPQLAQQANNTLRENDEQQYWLAREIENGRIARNVMKLSAILERGDLGSQSNWSEVGDRFQLKLFRDYVFHRVDASGKPDLGLGHMLSCMSKLDAGVDEQIMLTSRDNETVFVITYRELRGMFERAFNELIKFSKSPGL, from the exons ATGGCCGCATCACGGTACAACTCCAACGACCTGCGGCGGCAGGTCGGCTCGCCGAGATCGAAAGGACGAG ATACCAAGGACACCCTTTGCCGCAACGTTGTGATATACGGGCACTGCCGATACATGGACACGACCTGTAATTTTAACCACGACCAAAACAAGCCAGCTTCTGGCCCTTCCGATTT TCTTTCCAAGAAATCTTTCAATGCCGATTCACCTTCCTTCACGCCCTCGGGCCAAAACCTGGGGCAAGCCAAGAAGACCACCCTTTCTTCTCAAGCAGCAAATGCTGCGCCCTTCACCCCTCGCGGTGTCACCG CGAGCACGCAGCAGAATGCTGATTTGACCATGTTCAACCCAGCTGGTGCGCGAGAGTTTACTCCGTCAGGCAACACACAGAACTATGAACTAGGAAACAGC AATATGGGGAATGGCACAGCCCAAGACAATGGCGTTTTCAGCGATCCGTTTGCCATGAACTCAATGGCCCCTGCCCTTGCGAACAATGCACCTTTCAATCCCTACGCGGGTGATCCCAGCGCGGTCTCGGGTGCTGGGGCGGGCTTCTATTCTTCAGGGGGCGCGTATGCCTCTGTTCCCATGCAACAACCAAACTATCATCTGTATCAGCCGTACGATGCCTATCGAGGAGAGCTGCAACCTTGGCAGCGGTCCACCTATGACTATTTCATCCCAGCTGCCATGCGAGAGGAGATACAAAAGAAGATGTTTGCTACACAGCATACAATGCCGG GCCTGCCCAAGCTCGAGAACTACCACTCTCTGTTCTCACTGGACACCAGCCACAGGAAAAACACTGCCTGTTTTGGCTACCACAGTTGGGTGTACAAGGCTCAAAAAGTGACGACTGGGCTGCACTACGTCCTCAGACGTTTGGAAGGGTACCGCTTGTCAAATGATCAATCGGTTATGAGTGTGATGAGGGACTGGAAAAATGTCAGACATGAGAATATTGTGTCGTTTCACGAAACCTTTACTAGCCAAAACTTTGGCGACAGCTCCCTCATCTTTGTGTACGACTGGCATCCTCTTGCCAAGACGTTGGCCGAACAACACTTCTCTTCGCCCCTGGGGAACAACCGACAAAGATATCCCGCTGTGCCGGAAGGCATACTCTGGAGCTACGTTTGTCAGATCGCAAGCGCTCTCTATTACCTACACAACAAAAATCTTGCAGCACGGTGTCTGGACCTCAGCAAGATTCTCGTGACGGAGAAAAGCCGGATTCGACTGGGGTCATGTGCCATCTTGGATGTGGTGCAATATGACCACAACCGTCCGATTCAGGAGCTGCAGGGGGAGGATCTGGTCAAATTTGGCAAAGTCATTCTGTGTCTGGCCACGGGCATGCCTCCAAACTTGCTGCAGTCCAGCAATACGAAGGCAGCCCTCGACTCGCTGGTTAAATACTCGCGCTCCTTGAGGGACGCTCTGCAGTTCCTTCTATCACCAGTCGCGCCGAACGGCCAGCCACACACCATTGCACACTTTCTCACCATGATTGCGCCGCAGCTTGCTCAGCAGGCAAACAACACGCTCCGAGAAAACGACGAGCAGCAGTACTGGCTCGCTCGCGAGATTGAGAACGGCAGGATCGCACGCAATGTGATGAAGCTATCAGCCATACTGGAACGTGGCGATTTGGGCAGCCAGTCCAACTGGTCAGAGGTGGGGGATCGCTTTCAGTTGAAGCTCTTCCGCGACTATGTTTTCCACCGTGTGGATGCCAGTGGCAAGCCCGATCTTGGTCTGGGCCACATGTTGAGTTGCATGAGCAAGCTCGACGCTGGCGTGGATGAGCAAATCATGTTGACGAGCCGCGACAACGAAACGGTTTTTGTCATTACATACCGAGAACTCAGGGGCATGTTTGAGCGCGCGTTTAATGAGCTCATCAAGTTCAGCAAGTCGCCTGGGCTTTAA
- a CDS encoding hypothetical protein (COG:S; EggNog:ENOG503NWIB), whose amino-acid sequence MMKNFSMNKVLGTIKKRNTSDSTTDIPAVVDPATEQPQDTAARCVKAFCESTGSSTGDDVIYLPAIVEAAVASPVAATESARLIRKFLSRDYWSRPACQYNAIMLIRILSDNPGPGFTRNFDKKFVDVCKDLLRAGRDSSVRQLLMETLDTFETSKGYDEGLNLIIAMWQKEKKKAYEAYSTTPSTYAIPRNHNVPPYPQQYPQQPPSQYPQPPHHHGHHHSSSRSSRHRLPDPIELANRLEEARTSAKLLEQLVASTPTQEVLANDLIKEFSERCTGASKSIQGYMSCENPAPDNDTMESLIDTNEQLQQALNQHHRAVLQAKKHLGEARSDNNTPVSPSSQQDQPPVPPRKPMGSGYGGNGFGVAGGAGFGPSGSSSRSNSNGKGKASAEPSYRTNNPNPAYGPSASMAGPSRSNTGTPAQQEDDPFRDPEPRLSTNNRRVSEDETPRLGYEPFHPGFGGGGAGNGSAGEQVGAGPSSKKNKDVEPVTPISDTTEEQDDAYTRAARERPTAGGSGSEQVVKDPGPLYRY is encoded by the exons ATGATGAAGAATTTCAGTATGAACAAGGTGCTGGGCACcataaaaaagagaaata CCTCGGACAGCACCACCGACATCCCAGCCGTTGTAGATCCTGCAACTGAACAACCCCAAGACACTGCTGCGCGCTGTGTG AAAGCCTTTTGCGAATCAACAGGAAGCTCCACG GGCGACGATGTCATCTACCTACCTGCTATCGTCGAAGCCGCCGTTGCCTCGCCTGTCGCAGCGACCGAGTCCGCCCGATTGATCCGCAAGTTCCTGAGCCGCGACTACTGGAGCAGACCGGCGTGCCAGTACAATGCCATCATGCTCATCCGCATCCTCTCCGACAACCCCGGCCCTGGGTTCACCAGAAACTTCGACAAGAAGTTCGTCGATGTTTGCAAGGATTTGTTGCGCGCCGGTCGCGATTCCAGCGTTAGGCAGCTGTTGATGGAGACATTGGACACGTTCGAGACATCCAAGGGGTACGACGAGGGGCTGaacctcatcatcgccatgtggcagaaggaaaagaagaaggcctaCGAAGCATACTCA ACCACACCATCCACCTACGCCATCCCCCGCAACCACAACGTGCCCCCCTACCCCCAGCAgtacccccaacaacccccttcgcaatacccccaaccccctcaccaccacggccaccaccactcctcTTCCCGATCCAGtcgccaccgcctccccgACCCCATCGAACTCGCCAATCGCCTCGAGGAAGCCCGCACCTCCGCCAAGCTCCTCGAACAGCTCGTCGCCTCCACGCCCACCCAAGAAGTCCTCGCCAACGACCTCATCAAGGAGTTCTCCGAGCGCTGCACCGGCGCCAGCAAGTCCATCCAGGGGTACATGTCCTGCGAGAACCCCGCACCGGACAACGACACGATGGAGTCCCTCATCGACACCAACGAGCAGCTCCAGCAAGCCctcaaccagcaccaccgcgCCGTCCTCCAAGCCAAGAAACACCTCGGCGAGGCCAGATCggacaacaacacccccgtTTCCCCCTCGAGCCAACAAGACCAACCCCCTGTCCCGCCCAGAAAACCAATGGGGAGTGGCTATGGTGGGAACGGGTTTGGGGTAGCAGGCGGCGCGGGGTTTGGACCGTCAGGGTCGAGTTCAAGAAGCAACAGCAATGGAAAGGGGAAGGCATCTGCCGAACCGTCGTACCGGACGAATAACCCCAACCCGGCGTATGGACCTTCGGCGAGTATGGCTGGGCCGTCGAGGTCGAATACGGGTACTCCTGCACAGCAGGAGGATGATCCGTTCCGTGATCCTGAGCCGAGACTCTCGACGAACAATAGGAGAGTCAGCGAGGATGAGACGCCTAGGTTGGGGTATGAGCCTTTTCATCccgggtttggagggggaggggcagggaaCGGGAGTGCAGGGGAGCAGGTAGGGGCAGGGCCGTCGTcgaagaagaacaaggatGTTGAGCCGGTGACGCCCATATCGGATACGACGGAGGAGCAGGATGATGCGTACACCCGGGCCGCGAGGGAGAGGCCGACAgctggggggagtgggagtgagcAGGTGGTGAAGGACCCGGGGCCGCTGTACAGGTACTAG
- the ucp10 gene encoding UBX domain-containing protein 10 (BUSCO:EOG09262E4T; COG:T; EggNog:ENOG503NUGG) encodes MADGVEFDLGQLSSQQQEALQQYTDVTGQEIKDAVPLLERSQWNVQIAIAKFFDGDGPDLVAEAQAAQDNPRPAAARYENLHESFLDADDDRPRRTRSPRTEAAPRVVPQQPVSIRPRGLLSILLAPFSTTWSLTRGVLGVFGRIISFFFAFLPASFRPRYLGTTIRGLGQAHGRTATLPQEAARRFRREFEEAYGTHGLVFFEGGHAQALDTAKRDLKFFLMVLISPEHDDTDSFIRNTLLSPDVVSYISDPSNNIILWGGNVADPEAHQVANEYSCLKYPFSCLVCLTPKEGSTRMGIVKRLVGPMTPAAYLSGLQDAITKYSPDLNGVRAERAAQEHARNLRNEQDSAYERSLARDRERARQKREAEAAAAAAEKRALEEAERAARQEELRRQWRIWRATTVAPEPDTKDAVRLALNMPASAGGGRVIRRFASDTTLEELYAFVECYGLLQEGPLNEKATEPEGYEHKYGFQVASVLPRETFHPSKTITIGQKMGRGGSLVVEDLIDEEEEE; translated from the exons ATGGCGGACGGCGTTGAATTTGATCTGGGCCAGCTctcctcccagcagcaggaggCTCTTCAGCAATACACCGATGTCACAGGCCAAGAAATCAAGGATGCGGTGCCCTTGTTGGAGAGGTCACAGTGGAATGTCCAA ATAGCTATCGCCAAATTCTTTGACGGTGACGGGCCCGACCTGGTTGCTGAGGCCCAGGCTGCACAGGATAATCCTCGGCCAGCCGCGGCAAGATATGAGAACTTACACGAGAGCTTCCTGGATGCCGACGATGATAGGCCGAGACGAACGAGGTCCCCAAGAACAGAAGCTGCCCCACGAGTGGTGCCGCAGCAGCCGGTTAGCATCCGGCCCCGAGGACTACTGTCGATTCTTTTGGCGCCATTTTCAACCACATGGAGCTTGACGAGAGGTGTATTGGGTGTTTTTGGCCGGATCATCTCGTTCTTCTTCGCATTCCTACCTGCCTCGTTCCGGCCACGATACCTGGGTACGACCATCAGGGGCCTGGGCCAGGCTCATGGACGGACTGCGACACTGCCACAGGAGGCAGCCAGGAGGTTTCGGCgcgagtttgaggaggcaTACGGCACTCACGGCCTCGTGTTCTTCGAGGGAGGCCATGCCCAAGCTCTGGACACGGCAAAGAGGGACCTCAAGTTTTTCctgatggtgttgatatcgCCCGAGCATGACGACACCGACTCCTTTATTCGAAACACACTCCTCAGCCCCGATGTTGTCAGCTACATCTCGGATccctccaacaacatcatcctTTGGGGAGGAAACGTGGCCGACCCCGAAGCCCATCAGGTGGCCAACGAGTATTCCTGTCTCAAGTACCCCTTTTCGTGCTTGGTATGCCTCACCCCCAAGGAGGGCAGCACAAGGATGGGGATTGTCAAGCGTCTGGTTGGACCCATGACGCCAGCCGCTTACCTTTCTGGGCTCCAGGATGCGATTACGAAGTACTCTCCCGATCTTAACGGCGTGCGGGCTGAGAGGGCGGCCCAGGAACATGCCCGGAATCTGAGGAATGAGCAGGACTCTGCATACGAGAGGTCGCTAGCCCGTGACCGCGAGCGAGCCCGACAAAAGCGCGAGGCTgaggcggcagcggcagcggctgAGAAGCGTGCTCTGGAAGAAGCCGAAAGGGCAGCCCGACAGGAGGAGCTACGGAGGCAGTGGAGAATTTGGCGGGCCACGACCGTTGCGCCGGAGCCGGACACGAAGGATGCCGTCAGGTTGGCTCTCAACATGCCGGCTTCCGCTGGTGGCGGGCGGGTCATCCGCAGATTTGCCAGCGACACCACATTGGAGGAACTTTATGCGTTTGTGGAGTGTTATGGCCTTCTACAAGAAGGACCTCTGAATGAGAAGGCGACTGAGCCAGAGGGGTACGAGCACAAGTATGGCTTCCAAGTTGCATCGGTGCTACCACGGGAGACCTTCCACCCCAGTAAGACAATCACGATTGGGCAAAAGATGGGCCGGGGCGGAAGTCTTGTGGTTGAAGATTTAAtagacgaagaggaagaagagtag
- the SHB17 gene encoding Sedoheptulose 1,7-bisphosphatase (EggNog:ENOG503P0AY; COG:G) — MTPRVFIIRHGETTWSLSGKHTSTTNIPLTPSGEKRVLATGRALVGNDRLIVPSKLSHIYVSPRLRAQRTLELLNIAYRSRTPLLSPAREGGIPCPAEVEITEDIREWDYGDYEGITSPEINRIRKEQGLDEGRKWDIWRDGCPGGESPADITARLDRLIKDIREKWHRPVMEGENVGEGKKGDVLIVAHGHILRAFAQRWAGKELHDGPTFLLEAGGVGTLSYEHHNINEPAILLGGAFVVGDD; from the exons ATGACCCCCCGCGTCTTCATAATCCGCCACGGCGAAACCACCTGGTCCCTCTCCGGCAAGCAcacctccacaaccaacaTCCCTCTCACCCCCTCGGGCGAGAAGCGCGTCCTAGCCACCGGCCGCGCCCTCGTCGGCAACGACCGTCTCATCGTcccctccaagctctcccaCATCTATGTCTCCCCTCGCCTCCGCGCCCAGCGCACGTTGGAGCTCTTAAACATTGCTTACCGGTCGCGCACCCCTCTTCTGAGCCCGGCTCGGGAAGGGGGTATCCCCTGTCCAGCTGAGGTTGAGATCACGGAGGACATCAGAGAGTGGGATTACGGTGACTATGAGGGGATCACCTCCCCCGAGATCAACAGGATTAGAAAGGAGCAGGGGTTGGATGAAGGGAGGAAGTGGGATATCTGGCGAGATGGGTGTCCTGGTGGGGA GAGCCCAGCGGATATTACTGCTAGGCTAGATAGACTGATCAAGGACATCAGGGAGAAATGGCATCGTCCAGTGATGGAGGGCGAGAATGTCGgcgaggggaagaagggcgaCGTCCTGATCGTTGCACATGGGCACATACTCCGAGCTTTTGCGCAGAGGTGGGCGGGAAAGGAACTCCATGACGGACCAACGTTTTTGCTCGAGGCAGGAGGTGTCGGGACGCTGAG TTATGAACACCACAATATCAACGAACCTGCCATTTTACTTGGTGGTGCATTTGTCGTCGGGGACGATTG A
- a CDS encoding hypothetical protein (COG:S; EggNog:ENOG503PB0P), whose protein sequence is MTSVHHGNNLIGDSIEHDVHPDRVAVMIRDNLPELQSILFSFTSRVTGRSWMLTTVLQPPASTSRRPRVQMLGLPLMRADSCDYISSIPRRHLTWLSVTGPGSFVTLNMLKQRLMQIRGLETLHLRNFAERSFEFVSNERLPPLLELVLESYDWRHSLEESTNNWDFSQLKVLMLFSVKHLTSLFRVISQVPHRLETLVFDMEWGPEVIPSLHTLCECPSLHTVVVRLPPKLPTTDTDLLQQLQIPLKEAHDNLAYKLAAGIIHLLLRTRFGNTKWQDIYVLFGEWKMWDNAGLHPGYYFKYIGPVNEGMHIENLNKFDMQALLATMARMTGAGAEGATTLDDAKKKKARRPQPVGQSGDRMGFYHEVYGLRSLLASKPLDRISLSF, encoded by the exons ATGACATCGGTTCATCATGGCAACAATCTGATAGGGGACAGTATAGAACACGATGTCCATCCTGATAGGGTTGCTGTGATGATTAGGGACAACCTCCCCGAGCTTCAGAGCATTCTCTTCTCATTCACCAGCAGAGTT ACAGGCCGCTCATGGATGCTTACAACAGTTCTTCAGCCACCTGCTTCGACGTCTCGTCGGCCCAGGGTGCAAATGCTGGGGCTTCCACTTATGCGGGCCGACAGTTGCGACTACATCAGCTCCATCCCCAGGAGGCATCTCACTTGGTTGAGCGTGACCGGACCGGGATCGTTTGTCACCCTCAACATGCTGAAGCAACGGCTCATGCAGATACGTGGTCTGGAAACACTCCACCTGCGCAATTTTGCCGAGCGTTCCTTCGAGTTCGTGAGCAATGAGAGATTGCCACCCCTTCTGGAGCTGGTTCTTGAGAGCTATGACTGGCGACACTCTCTGGAAGAGAGCACCAACAACTGGGACTTTTCTCAACTCAAGGTCCTCATGCTATTCTCGGTTAAGCATCTGACGAGCCTGTTCAGAGTCATCTCGCAAGTCCCGCACCGTTTGGAGACGTTGGTTTTCGACATGGAATGGGGCCCTGAAGTCATACCGAGTCTTCACACGCTTTGCGAATGTCCCAGTCTACACACGGTTGTGGTCCGCCTTCCGCCCAAGCTGCCAACCACCGACACAGaccttctccaacagctccaGATACCCCTCAAGGAGGCCCACGACAACCTCGCGTATAAGCTGGCCGCGGgcatcatccacctcctgctCCGAACTAGATTCGGCAATACCAAGTGGCAAGACATCTATGTCCTGTTCGGGGAGTGGAAGATGTGGGATAACGCCGGGCTGCATCCAGGCTACTACTTCAAGTACATCGGCCCCGTCAATGAAGGGATGCACATTGAAAACCTCAACAAATTCGACATGCAGGCGCTGTTGGCAACAATGGCCAGAATGACGGGTGCTGGAGCAGAGGGTGCCACAACGCTGGACGAcgcaaaaaagaagaaggcaagACGTCCCCAGCCTGTCGGCCAGAGTGGTGACAGGATGGGATTCTATCACGAGGTGTATGGTTTGCGCTCCTTGTTGGCGTCGAAGCCGTTGGATAGGAtttctttgtctttttgA